The following are from one region of the Plodia interpunctella isolate USDA-ARS_2022_Savannah chromosome 25, ilPloInte3.2, whole genome shotgun sequence genome:
- the LOC135309972 gene encoding beta-1,3-galactosyltransferase 5-like, giving the protein MAELCPISCILVTIASMIVLFRSITTQSEIDLVADRYVAGYEVGHPELCPTFGSELQLFIFITSAPSHFIQRQAIRMTWGDTRKFPNVSLAFFIGIPSNESRSLILEEESIYRDMIIARFIDTYDNLTLKSLSTLEWLNTYCPLVPRMLKTYDNVYISIPLLLIFVEQTLRDNETKTMWGKLELDHLPERDNTSKYFVTEEEFPGSKYPPFVSGPAYLMSTDVTRDLFAAAAEEPYLKIEDVFITGILAKILNIKQIHVKAFYKLFDGSWWDVVNYIATHNLTSAELLSTWSHLDRMERINPR; this is encoded by the coding sequence ATGGCAGAACTGTGTCCAATTTCCTGCATCTTGGTTACGATCGCCAGTATGATTGTGCTGTTCCGCAGCATTACAACGCAATCTGAGATCGATCTGGTCGCTGACCGCTACGTCGCTGGTTACGAGGTGGGACACCCAGAACTATGTCCAACGTTCGGCTCCGAACTGcagttattcatatttataacctCAGCACCTTCCCACTTCATACAAAGACAAGCCATCAGAATGACCTGGGGCGATACGAGAAAGTTTCCAAACGTGTCTTTAGCCTTTTTTATTGGTATCCCATCAAACGAGTCCAGATCTTTAATCCTAGAGGAAGAGTCAATATACCGTGATATGATAATCGCTCGATTTATCGACACATATGATAATCTTACGCTCAAAAGTCTCTCTACGCTCGAGTGGCTGAATACGTATTGCCCTCTAGTTCCCAGAATGCTAAAAACTTAcgataatgtatatataagcATACctcttttattaatatttgtagaaCAAACTTTACGAGATAATGAGACGAAAACAATGTGGGGAAAACTGGAATTAGATCATTTACCAGAGCGCGATAATACATCGAAGTACTTCGTAACGGAGGAGGAGTTTCCTGGAAGCAAATACCCACCTTTTGTGAGCGGTCCAGCGTATTTGATGTCGACTGATGTCACGAGAGATTTGTTTGCTGCCGCTGCTGAGGAGCCTTACCTTAAAATTGAAGACGTATTCATAACTGGCATTTTagcaaaaattctaaatataaaacaaattcatgTCAAAGcattctataaattatttgatggCTCATGGTGGGACGTGGTGAATTATATAGCAACGCATAATTTAACAAGCGCTGAGCTGCTTTCAACGTGGTCACATCTAGACCGTATGGAACGTATAAATCCTCGATAA